The following are from one region of the Leptospira selangorensis genome:
- the gcvT gene encoding glycine cleavage system aminomethyltransferase GcvT → MSQWKTTPLYEEHKLLGAKMIPFGGWDMPVQYSGIIAEHTATRQAAGLFDVSHMGEIFIEGQADIILGFLESVTCNSVSSLTNGQVQYNAIINENGGLVDDITLYKFNDQKYMICANASNVDSVYAYLKKYVPSSAKLENQSASWHQIAIQGPKADSILSSYFKSDLSQIGYYKFVLFPFAGEEIILSRTGYTGEDGFEIYSSNSTGVKIWKELLEFGKTEGLLPVGLGARDTLRIEAKYPLYGHELDENRSPNQSGIGWIVKEKKTPYPKYEQIISEKKEGPKRKIVAFELQEAGVPRENMPVLDSNGKNIGITTSGTFSPSLKKGIGLALVDSEKIQHGESIQIEIRGQAKSAIIFTQSFIPGSIRKN, encoded by the coding sequence ATGTCCCAATGGAAAACCACACCTCTGTATGAGGAGCATAAACTTTTAGGCGCTAAGATGATCCCTTTCGGCGGTTGGGACATGCCTGTTCAGTATTCCGGAATCATCGCTGAACATACTGCGACTAGACAAGCTGCCGGCCTGTTCGACGTTTCTCATATGGGAGAAATTTTTATAGAAGGCCAGGCTGATATCATACTTGGCTTTCTCGAATCAGTTACATGTAATTCGGTTTCTTCATTAACAAACGGACAAGTGCAGTACAATGCAATCATCAATGAGAATGGTGGACTGGTAGACGATATCACTCTCTACAAGTTTAACGACCAAAAATATATGATCTGCGCAAACGCATCCAATGTAGATTCAGTTTATGCGTATCTGAAAAAGTATGTGCCAAGTTCTGCAAAATTAGAGAACCAAAGTGCATCCTGGCATCAGATTGCGATCCAGGGTCCTAAGGCTGATTCCATTCTTTCTTCTTATTTTAAATCGGACCTAAGCCAAATCGGATATTATAAATTCGTGTTATTCCCTTTCGCTGGCGAAGAGATCATTCTCTCCAGGACCGGTTATACTGGAGAAGACGGATTCGAAATTTATAGTTCTAATTCTACTGGTGTAAAAATCTGGAAAGAACTCTTGGAATTCGGAAAAACAGAAGGACTTCTTCCTGTAGGTTTAGGCGCAAGAGACACACTTCGTATAGAGGCAAAATATCCTTTGTATGGTCATGAGTTGGACGAGAACAGAAGTCCAAACCAATCCGGGATAGGCTGGATCGTAAAAGAAAAGAAAACTCCTTATCCAAAATACGAACAGATCATCTCTGAAAAAAAAGAAGGGCCTAAAAGAAAGATCGTGGCATTCGAATTACAAGAAGCTGGTGTCCCGAGAGAGAATATGCCTGTTTTAGATTCGAACGGCAAAAATATCGGGATCACAACTTCCGGTACCTTCTCCCCTTCTTTAAAAAAAGGAATAGGGCTCGCACTCGTGGATTCTGAAAAGATCCAACATGGAGAATCCATACAAATTGAGATCAGAGGACAGGCAAAGTCCGCAATTATATTCACCCAATCTTTCATTCCGGGAAGCATTCGGAAAAATTAA
- the gcvP gene encoding aminomethyl-transferring glycine dehydrogenase: MSTATWNESGKQTEMKNPLDPLDTFSRRHIGPDEDQIKEMLSTLGLSGLEELVAKAVPEGIRLEKALDLPKASTERKILNDLKKIASKNKLYRSYIGSGYQASVMPGVIQRNILENPGWYTAYTPYQAEISQGRLEALLNFQTMIMDLTGLEISNASLLDEATAAAEAVFLAYGIRKNETSKLLFISELCHPQTIDVVRTRALPLGIEVKVGNHLNAELNEDYFAVLVQYPGTEGTIYNYESFFQLAHNIGALTICAADLLSLTVLKAPGEFGADVAVGSTQRFGLPYGFGGPHAGYFATKDEFKRNMPGRLVGVSKDSQGNPGLRLSLQTREQHIRRDKATSNICTAQVLLAVLSSMYAVYHGPKGLKDIAFRIHRLTETLAKNLEKAGFAIQNKTFFDTIVLDLGSKAQTYIDAASKKEINFRSLGNGGISIALDETVEVSDLEDILSIFGISKIDLSLEGISISNEFLRTSEYLTHPVFNSHHTETKMLRYIRKLESRDLSLTTSMIPLGSCTMKLNATVEMFPVTWPEFSNIHPFAPATQTEGYRTVFSQLESWLSQVTGFPGISLQPNAGSQGEYAGLLAIRNYHISRGDKDRDICLIPISAHGTNPASAAMVGFKVVVIACDAEGNVDLEDLKAKAKEHSKDLAALMITYPSTHGVYEEPIKEICSIIHENGGQVYMDGANMNAQVGITRPANIGADVCHLNLHKTFCIPHGGGGPGVGPIGVAEHLKPFLPGHPLVDNGTGNEHGAVSAAPWGSASIVLISWVYIALLGTEGLEQATKAAILNANYIAKRLENYFPVLYKGKNGFVAHECILDVRPFKKTSGIEVEDIAKRLMDYGFHAPTMSFPVPGTLMIEPTESESQEELDRFCEAMISIHSEIQEIEQGKADPKDNPLKNAPHTSAMVISDNWDHTYSREKAAYPAPWTKEHKFWPYVGRIDNVYGDRNLVCSCLPLESYL, translated from the coding sequence ATGAGTACGGCAACTTGGAACGAATCCGGCAAACAAACTGAAATGAAGAATCCACTCGATCCTTTGGATACTTTTTCCAGAAGACATATAGGTCCTGACGAAGATCAGATCAAAGAAATGTTATCCACACTCGGACTGTCCGGGTTGGAAGAGTTAGTGGCAAAAGCAGTTCCAGAAGGAATTCGTTTGGAAAAAGCCTTGGATCTTCCTAAGGCTTCTACCGAAAGAAAGATCTTAAATGATCTCAAAAAGATCGCTTCTAAAAACAAGTTGTATCGTTCTTATATCGGTTCCGGTTACCAAGCGAGTGTAATGCCTGGAGTAATCCAAAGGAACATTTTGGAAAATCCGGGTTGGTATACCGCCTATACTCCTTACCAAGCGGAAATTTCCCAAGGAAGATTAGAGGCACTTCTAAATTTCCAAACCATGATCATGGATCTAACAGGTTTGGAGATCTCAAATGCTTCCTTGTTGGACGAGGCTACCGCTGCCGCAGAAGCAGTATTCTTAGCCTATGGTATTCGTAAAAACGAAACTTCTAAATTACTTTTTATCTCCGAGTTATGCCATCCTCAAACTATTGATGTAGTCCGCACAAGAGCGCTTCCTCTTGGGATCGAAGTAAAAGTCGGAAATCATTTAAACGCAGAATTAAACGAAGATTATTTTGCGGTATTAGTCCAGTATCCGGGAACAGAAGGAACCATTTATAATTACGAAAGTTTCTTCCAGTTGGCTCATAATATTGGAGCTCTAACAATTTGCGCCGCTGATCTACTTTCACTCACAGTTCTAAAAGCTCCTGGAGAATTCGGAGCAGATGTAGCGGTAGGAAGTACCCAAAGATTCGGATTACCTTATGGATTCGGCGGACCTCACGCGGGTTATTTTGCAACCAAAGACGAATTCAAAAGAAATATGCCAGGAAGACTCGTAGGAGTTTCCAAAGACAGCCAAGGAAATCCTGGACTCAGACTTTCTCTACAAACTAGAGAACAACATATCAGAAGAGATAAGGCTACTTCTAATATCTGTACCGCACAGGTTCTATTAGCAGTTCTATCTTCCATGTATGCTGTGTATCATGGACCTAAAGGTCTAAAAGACATCGCTTTTAGAATTCATAGACTTACCGAAACATTGGCAAAAAATTTGGAGAAGGCAGGTTTTGCCATCCAAAACAAAACCTTCTTCGATACGATCGTTTTAGATTTAGGGTCCAAGGCCCAAACTTATATAGATGCTGCTTCTAAAAAAGAGATCAATTTCAGAAGTTTAGGAAATGGTGGAATTTCAATCGCCCTAGACGAAACTGTAGAAGTTTCCGATCTGGAAGATATTCTTTCCATATTCGGGATCTCTAAGATCGACCTTTCCTTAGAAGGAATTTCTATCTCGAATGAATTTTTGAGAACTTCCGAATATCTTACACATCCTGTGTTTAACTCTCATCACACAGAAACAAAGATGTTAAGATATATTAGAAAATTGGAATCCAGGGACCTTTCTCTAACGACTTCCATGATCCCTTTGGGTTCTTGTACAATGAAACTCAATGCTACTGTGGAGATGTTCCCAGTTACCTGGCCTGAGTTTTCCAATATTCATCCGTTCGCACCTGCAACCCAAACGGAAGGATATAGAACAGTATTCTCTCAATTAGAATCTTGGCTTTCTCAGGTAACCGGGTTCCCAGGAATTTCTCTACAACCAAACGCAGGTTCTCAAGGAGAATATGCAGGACTACTCGCAATCCGAAATTATCATATCAGCAGAGGGGATAAGGACAGAGATATTTGTCTGATCCCGATCTCTGCACATGGAACCAACCCCGCTTCTGCAGCGATGGTTGGATTCAAAGTGGTAGTGATTGCCTGCGATGCAGAAGGAAACGTAGACTTAGAAGATCTGAAAGCGAAAGCAAAAGAACATTCTAAAGATCTGGCTGCATTAATGATCACCTACCCTTCTACACATGGAGTGTACGAAGAGCCTATCAAGGAAATCTGTTCCATCATTCATGAGAATGGGGGACAGGTCTATATGGACGGAGCGAATATGAACGCTCAAGTAGGGATCACAAGACCTGCAAATATCGGCGCTGATGTTTGCCATCTGAACTTACACAAAACTTTCTGTATTCCTCACGGCGGTGGAGGCCCAGGTGTTGGGCCAATCGGAGTCGCAGAACATCTAAAACCTTTCTTACCTGGCCACCCTCTGGTAGATAACGGAACGGGCAACGAACATGGTGCAGTCTCAGCTGCTCCTTGGGGAAGTGCAAGTATCGTTCTGATCTCCTGGGTGTACATTGCACTTTTAGGAACGGAAGGATTGGAGCAAGCGACCAAAGCTGCAATCTTAAACGCGAACTATATCGCAAAACGTTTAGAGAACTATTTCCCAGTACTTTACAAAGGCAAAAACGGATTCGTTGCACACGAATGTATCCTGGATGTAAGACCTTTCAAAAAGACTAGCGGGATAGAAGTGGAAGATATCGCAAAACGCCTGATGGACTACGGATTCCACGCACCTACAATGTCTTTCCCAGTTCCTGGAACTTTGATGATTGAACCTACTGAATCAGAGTCCCAAGAAGAATTGGATCGTTTCTGTGAAGCAATGATCTCCATTCACTCAGAGATCCAAGAGATAGAGCAAGGCAAAGCGGATCCTAAAGATAATCCTTTGAAAAATGCGCCTCATACATCTGCAATGGTGATCTCTGATAATTGGGACCATACTTATTCCAGAGAGAAAGCCGCTTATCCTGCACCTTGGACTAAAGAGCATAAATTCTGGCCTTATGTAGGAAGAATAGATAACGTATATGGAGATAGGAATCTAGTTTGTTCCTGCCTTCCTTTAGAATCTTATCTTTAA
- a CDS encoding YiiD C-terminal domain-containing protein: MSQPGFLQRLKFHFFNIYPPYFGAGIKVKALNKERTLFSTTMKLTPFNKNYVGTQFGGSLYSMCDPFYMLILMEHLGPGYLVWDKAATIRFIKPGEGTVRAEFYIPKEKIQEIKEETDRKRKMDVTFTAQIVDVKTGKLVAEVDKVIYVRKKLKE; the protein is encoded by the coding sequence ATGTCCCAGCCGGGTTTTTTACAAAGACTTAAATTTCATTTTTTCAATATCTATCCTCCTTATTTTGGAGCGGGGATCAAGGTGAAAGCCTTGAACAAAGAGAGAACTTTATTCTCCACCACAATGAAACTCACACCTTTTAATAAAAATTATGTGGGAACACAATTCGGCGGATCTCTCTACTCCATGTGTGATCCTTTTTATATGTTGATCCTAATGGAACATTTAGGCCCGGGATATTTGGTCTGGGATAAGGCGGCAACTATACGATTTATAAAACCAGGAGAAGGTACTGTAAGAGCAGAGTTCTATATCCCTAAGGAGAAAATCCAAGAGATCAAAGAAGAAACAGATCGTAAAAGAAAAATGGACGTTACCTTCACTGCTCAGATCGTAGATGTGAAAACAGGTAAACTAGTAGCGGAAGTAGATAAAGTCATCTATGTCAGAAAAAAATTGAAAGAATGA
- the gcvH gene encoding glycine cleavage system protein GcvH, which yields MAVTNAPPGYKFTEKHEWVKVEGDTALIGISDYAQAALGDIVFVDLPKVGKSIKQLDTFGTIESVKAAEDLYAPISGEVVEVNGNLSKNPAAVNSDPFGSWMIRVKGINSSELEKLLDPESYRELVSKLD from the coding sequence ATGGCAGTAACTAACGCACCTCCGGGCTATAAGTTCACAGAAAAACATGAATGGGTAAAGGTAGAAGGAGATACCGCATTGATCGGGATTTCTGACTATGCTCAGGCGGCACTCGGAGACATCGTTTTTGTGGACCTTCCAAAAGTCGGGAAATCCATCAAACAACTGGATACATTCGGAACGATAGAATCCGTAAAGGCAGCAGAAGATTTATACGCTCCTATCAGCGGAGAAGTAGTCGAAGTTAATGGAAACCTTTCCAAAAACCCGGCTGCAGTGAATTCAGATCCTTTTGGATCTTGGATGATCCGAGTCAAAGGGATCAATTCTTCCGAATTGGAGAAATTATTAGATCCCGAATCTTACAGAGAATTAGTAAGCAAACTGGATTAG